The following nucleotide sequence is from Agromyces sp. SYSU T00194.
CCCGGGGCCCACCGGCAGGGCGCCCGATGGCGCGCCGGCCGAGGACGCCGACGCCGCAGACGACGCCCGCGGACGCGAGGGGGGAGACGCATGAGCACCGCACGGACCGTCGCGCTCGTCGGCGCACGCGTGGGCGGCGGCGTCCTCGCGCTCGCCGCCGGCGCCGCCGTGGTGGGCGTCGCCGCGTTCGGCCCCCTGCCCGAGGTGGTCGCGCCCTCGCCCTCGGTGCGCGTGCTGCCCGCCGATGCGCAGGAGGTGCGCGCGTGCGCGGGACCGCTCGTCGCGCTCGCGGAGGACGCCGCCGAGGCGACCTCGGCGACCGCACTCGGCGCGCCGTCGATCGTGTCGGGCGCGCTGCCGGCCGATGCCGGCGCCGACGCCGATGCCGAGGTCGAGACCGGCGTCGCCGACGCGCCCGACATCGCCGGTGCCGACGCGGTCGGAGGCGTGGCGTGGTTCTCGACCGCACCGGGTGCCGTCGAGCCGGGCATGCTCGCGGCCGCGTCGTCCCAGCGCGTCGCCTCCGAGCGGGTCGCCGGGTTCGCCGCAGCGTCGTGCACCGAGCCCGTTGCCGAGGCCTGGCTCGTCGGCGGATCGGTGTCGGTCGGACGCACCACCGTGCTGTCGCTCGTCAACGTGGGCGATGTCGCGGCGACGGTGCGGCTCGAGGTCTCGTCCGAGCTCGGCGCGGTGGTGGGCACGGCATCGGTCGTGGTCGCCCCGGGGACCCAGCGCCTGCTGCCGCTCGCGGGCATCGCGCCCGACGCGCGCTCGCCGGTGGTGCACGTCCTGAGCGCGGGCGGCCGCGTGGTGCCGACCCTGCAGCAGAGCGTGGTGCGCGGGCTCGATCCCGACGGCGTGGAGATCGTCGGCGCCGGTCAGGCGCCCGCGACCGAGCTCGTGATCCCGGGCGTCGCACCGGGCATGGCCACCGACGCCGACCCCGACCACGCGGCCGACGACGACGCGGCGTCGATCGTGCGCGTGCTCGCCCCGGGAGCGGACGATGGTGCCGCCTCGGTGACGTTCCAGGCCGCCGACGGCACCACGCTGGCGGCCGTGGAACTGCAGCTGCGCGGGGGACTCGTGGCCGACGTGCCGATGCCGGCGCTGTCCGGCGAGCGGGTCGACGTGCGCGTGCGGTCGGACGTGCCGGTCGTCGCTGCCGCCCGGTCGACCGCCGGCGACCCCGACGGCGACGCCGGGAGCGACCTGGCGTGGTACGCCGCGGCGCCCGCCCTCGGCGAGGACGCGTCGGTCGCCGTCGCGCCGGGCCCGTCGCCGACGCTGGTGCTCGTGAACGACGACGATGCACGCGAGGTGCGCCTCGTCGACGTGGCGGGCGGGGAGCGCACGGTCGCGCTGCCGGAGGGCGGATCCGCGGCCGTGGCCGTCTCGCCGGGGGACGTGCTCCGCATCGAGGACGCGGTCGGGGTGCGCGCGGCCGTCACCTACCTCGACGCCACCGAGGCGTCGTCGTACGCGGTCCTGCCGCCCGGTGCGCTGGACGCGCCGATCCGCGTCTACCCGCGATGAGCGGCCGTCAGAACCCGCGGTAGCGGTTCGGCGCGAGCTCCCAGGGGTCCATGTCGAGCAGTTCGCCCACGGCACGGAACACGCAGCTCTCGATGAGCATGCGCTCGTGCAGGTCGTCGACGTCCTCCGCGTGGGCGAAGCGCACGATGGGCAGCCGGTAGAGCACGATGCGGCGCGCATCGTGGTCGACCTTCCAGCGGTCGACGTGGTCGTCGTGGATGGCCTCGGCGGGCGCCTGCGCGATCTCGAAGCTCGCGCCGGCCAGCTCGTCGGGCCAGAGTCCGCGCAGGTACGAGGCGGTCGTCGAGACGATCAGCTCGAAGTCGCCCTCGCGGGTGCGCAGCATGGGCAGGTGCGGCCCCGCGAC
It contains:
- a CDS encoding DUF5719 family protein is translated as MSTARTVALVGARVGGGVLALAAGAAVVGVAAFGPLPEVVAPSPSVRVLPADAQEVRACAGPLVALAEDAAEATSATALGAPSIVSGALPADAGADADAEVETGVADAPDIAGADAVGGVAWFSTAPGAVEPGMLAAASSQRVASERVAGFAAASCTEPVAEAWLVGGSVSVGRTTVLSLVNVGDVAATVRLEVSSELGAVVGTASVVVAPGTQRLLPLAGIAPDARSPVVHVLSAGGRVVPTLQQSVVRGLDPDGVEIVGAGQAPATELVIPGVAPGMATDADPDHAADDDAASIVRVLAPGADDGAASVTFQAADGTTLAAVELQLRGGLVADVPMPALSGERVDVRVRSDVPVVAAARSTAGDPDGDAGSDLAWYAAAPALGEDASVAVAPGPSPTLVLVNDDDAREVRLVDVAGGERTVALPEGGSAAVAVSPGDVLRIEDAVGVRAAVTYLDATEASSYAVLPPGALDAPIRVYPR